One Aegilops tauschii subsp. strangulata cultivar AL8/78 chromosome 7, Aet v6.0, whole genome shotgun sequence genomic window carries:
- the LOC109766355 gene encoding uncharacterized protein has protein sequence MAEQGSKTTSWWRRFRWLYAVRCTLACVVTLVAVAVIVRAVVVMLRPEKLQLKLAAGRVAANYIPSLPPPGNKVSLKFVLRAYNPSGRATLEYANVTVRLTDASSSSSSAEAPTARIAEFDLPKPIDVTQQTLSEVLVPLWLVPEEDLPMRYVRALYEGRGVAGAEMELRGILSTHVAMSTTSVLTTYYCWPVTIAVGPGDYAAADVPCFDKLDAPAHV, from the coding sequence ATGGCCGAGCAGGGGAGCAAGACGACGAGCTGGTGGAGGAGGTTCCGGTGGCTATACGCGGTGCGGTGCACGTTGGCGTGCGTGGTCACCCTGGTGGCCGTGGCGGTGATCGTCCGGGCGGTGGTGGTGATGCTCCGCCCCGAGAAGCTCCAGCTGAAGCTCGCCGCCGGCCGCGTAGCTGCCAACTACATACCGTCGCTGCCACCCCCGGGCAACAAGGTGTCGCTCAAGTTCGTCCTCAGGGCCTACAACCCAAGCGGGCGCGCCACCCTCGAGTACGCCAACGTCACCGTCCGGCTCACGGACGCGTCGTCGTCATCTTCTTCGGCGGAGGCGCCTACAGCGAGGATCGCCGAGTTTGACCTTCCGAAGCCCATCGACGTGACGCAGCAGACATTGAGCGAGGTGCTCGTGCCGTTGTGGCTGGTGCCGGAGGAGGACCTACCGATGCGTTACGTGCGCGCGCTCTACGAGGGGCGCGGCGTGGCCGGCGCGGAGATGGAGCTGAGAGGGATCTTGTCCACCCACGTGGCGATGTCCACCACAAGTGTCCTCACCACGTACTACTGCTGGCCGGTGACCATCGCCGTCGGGCCGGGCGACTACGCCGCCGCCGACGTGCCCTGCTTCGACAAGTTGGACGCCCCGGCTCATGTGTGA